The following DNA comes from Cyanobacterium sp. T60_A2020_053.
GCTACAATGTTCAGATTGCTATTAGTGAATAATGATGGGTCTTCACGAGATAGTATGCTACCGAGACTGTAAGCCTTACTCTCTCGTTCTCAAAATGCAATTTCCATACCAAGTAATGAAGAGCCATAATGATTATTCAATTTAGTTTTTATTTTGAAATCCTTTGGGTGGTCTCTTAGAGGTTGTTTTAGTATCTTTATTTGGGACATAAGAAGATAATCTTTCCTTTTCTTTTTCCTGTGTGGATAGAACTGGAGAATATTTAATATTACTTAAATCCTTAATAAATTTTTGAAATTCTTTAATTTCTTCTAATGGATTTTCTTGTAATTGATATTCTTTACGAATTTCGTTAATTGTCTTAATAATCTCATTACTTTCTTTACTATTATCTAAAATATTTTCGATTTTGTTAAACAATTCTTCTGCATCTACTTTTTTAGCGTTTTTAGGATAATCCATTTCAAAGGTTTTAATGAAACGACTTACTTTTGTAGCAATTTTTTCTTTGGAAAACTCTAACTCAGCTTTTCTTTTTTTATCATTAATTTGTTCAAAAAGTAGTTTAAAATTATCCTTTAAAATATCTAGTTCTTCTGATAGCATATCTTCATTTTTAATTACCTCAAGAACACTTTTCACAAAACCAAATCGATCTAAACAAATCTCATATTTTTCCATATATTTCTGAAGGTTAATAAACGATGTTTCTTGATCATTGAAAGTAGATTTAATTTTTTCTACAGTAATTTTGTCCAAAACATCCTTATCTTCTGTAAAAAGATGAGCATATTTTAATAATGCTTTAACCGCTATTGACAAAGGTATTAAGTCTTCTAATTCAGTAACTTTGAATGATGTACTTTTATCCTGTGCATTAAATTTCTCGATTGACTTAATTAAAATAACGAAAGCATCCACAAATTTATCACTTTTATCATCATCAAATTTGGAATAAACCTCTTGACTAATTTTGTCTGCATTTAAAACAGTGATTATTGCTGGTTTTTCTGTGTCTTGTCGTAGTAATTTTATCATGTAGGGAATTTGTGTAACATCTCCTGCGGGAATAATTGTTATGTGATTTAAGTCTAATAAGTCAATTTTTTCTGGAGCAGAGATATTATTTTTCCCTTCATTTAACTCATTGAAATAAGTTGTTAATCCTGCAATTAAAATTTGATCTGATAAACGGGATACTATTAAGTTACAATTCCCCATAAAGGCAGTTTCACCCACTAAAGAACCAACAGAAGTTCTCAACGGTTCATAATGATTTCTGCCAATATCATTAACTACTCTTGTTCCTTCTTCTTCAGCTCCTTTTTCTAAAACTCGAAGTCTTTTGGGATTATTTTTGTCAATTAAAAATGGTGAATGGGTTACAAAAATAACTTGCACTGGCTCTCTTTTATCCTTACCATCAGCAAATGCTTTAAATATTTTCATTAAGTCTTGTTGAGCTTGACTAGATAAAAAAGCATCGGGTTCATCCATCAGCAATATTTCTGATTTATTGGGAATAGGATTATGAGCCTTATATTGAATATAGTAGCTGAGAAAGTATTTTAGCCCTTGGCTTCGTTCGGAAAATGAATAAGTACTGCCCGTTTTATCTTTAATAGCAAACTTAAGATGATAATTACTCAAAGAAACCACTAACTTAAATTCTTTATCCTGTACCCACCAACTGGGAAAATTTAATCTTTCCGACAGACTTTTGTTGATTTTGTCAATAATAGCGGCAACATACCCTTGTTTTTTTGCATTAAAAGAATTTTTGATAATTTCAGCTAAAAAATCTACATCTATTTCTGCTACATTACAAATTAATTTATATGCCAGTTCGACTTCATCAAAATCATTTTCGTACTTTGTAGCTGACTTTAAAATTTCTTGAAGCTCATTATATTTTTTAATAGAATTTCTATGACTTGTTGTAATATCTAAATATTGTCGTTCTAAGTCCTCTGCTCGACGATGTCTTCCTTCATCATCATGCCAATATCCTCCATTTGTGTGTTCACTATCACAGGGAATAGGGGCTTTTTTGCTAATATCATTTAATAAATCATTTACCTGTTTCCATTTTTCTAAATTTAATAATAGAGTGCTAGTATTACTGGATTGAGAATCTTTACTTGCATTACTTTTATTAATTATCTTCTGAATTGAAACACTATCAGGTAAAGCAATTTTTGAGTTAATAGGCAAAATACTTGGTAAAAAATTGGAAAAACTAAAATCATTAATAGGATACTCTTTATATTCATCAGTTTTTTCATCTTTCAGATAAATAGTAACATCTTGATTTGTGCGAAACATTAAAAATTCAGAACATTTCACTGTCTTAGGAATGTTGATAAATTCTCGTAATTTACTTTGTTCATTTTCTGTTAAATTTTTCCACTCGAAACCAAAATTAGGAAACATGGATTTATCTTTGGTAACAGTGAAAAATTGAGAATAACGACAAAAATCTTCTCTTTCTATTCCTTGCCCTGTAATTCCTTTTTCGATTGCA
Coding sequences within:
- a CDS encoding AAA family ATPase, with product MLLSKLFVRFYKSFNYDYLKKSTVDQSQAQEWEWVDNDKTLWFPYVEIPIDGKITTVVGANESGKSHLLSAIEKGITGQGIEREDFCRYSQFFTVTKDKSMFPNFGFEWKNLTENEQSKLREFINIPKTVKCSEFLMFRTNQDVTIYLKDEKTDEYKEYPINDFSFSNFLPSILPINSKIALPDSVSIQKIINKSNASKDSQSSNTSTLLLNLEKWKQVNDLLNDISKKAPIPCDSEHTNGGYWHDDEGRHRRAEDLERQYLDITTSHRNSIKKYNELQEILKSATKYENDFDEVELAYKLICNVAEIDVDFLAEIIKNSFNAKKQGYVAAIIDKINKSLSERLNFPSWWVQDKEFKLVVSLSNYHLKFAIKDKTGSTYSFSERSQGLKYFLSYYIQYKAHNPIPNKSEILLMDEPDAFLSSQAQQDLMKIFKAFADGKDKREPVQVIFVTHSPFLIDKNNPKRLRVLEKGAEEEGTRVVNDIGRNHYEPLRTSVGSLVGETAFMGNCNLIVSRLSDQILIAGLTTYFNELNEGKNNISAPEKIDLLDLNHITIIPAGDVTQIPYMIKLLRQDTEKPAIITVLNADKISQEVYSKFDDDKSDKFVDAFVILIKSIEKFNAQDKSTSFKVTELEDLIPLSIAVKALLKYAHLFTEDKDVLDKITVEKIKSTFNDQETSFINLQKYMEKYEICLDRFGFVKSVLEVIKNEDMLSEELDILKDNFKLLFEQINDKKRKAELEFSKEKIATKVSRFIKTFEMDYPKNAKKVDAEELFNKIENILDNSKESNEIIKTINEIRKEYQLQENPLEEIKEFQKFIKDLSNIKYSPVLSTQEKEKERLSSYVPNKDTKTTSKRPPKGFQNKN